CCCGGTCGTCGCGCCCGCCCGACCCGCCACCTATCCCGTCCCCCTGAGTGGAGGAACCGCCCGATGAGAGCACTGGTGATCGACGACTCGCGCACGATGCGCCGCATCGTCGCGGGCACGTTGGAACGACTCGGGTTCGAGACCCTGCAGGCCGAGCACGGCCGCGAGGCGCTCGACCACCTCGAGGCCGGGGAGCACGTGGACCTGGCCTGCATCGACTGGAACATGCCCGTGATGGACGGGCTGACCTTCGTGACCCAGGTGCGGGCCAACCCGGCCTGGCGCGACGTCACGCTCATGATGGTGACGACGGAGAGCGAGCACGGGCAGATCGTCCGGGCGCTGGCCGCGGGCGCGCACGAGTACCTGATCAAGCCGTTCACCCCGGACGCCATCCGCGACAAGCTCGACCTGCTCGGGCTCGTCCCCGTCGAGGAGCTCGCATGACCACCACCACCGTCGACCACGACGCGGTCCACGCCATCGCCCAGGAGGTCTTCGCCGCGATGGTCGACGGCGACCTCGGCCTGCTGCTGCCCTGGGACGGCGACCTGCCCGAGCTGCCCGACGCGGTCGTCGCGTGGGTGGACCTGCACGGCGAGTGGTCGGGCCGTGCGGTCCTGGTCACCGCGCACGAGACCGCCGAGGACCTGGCGCGCGCGCTGCTCGCGCTCGAGTCCGGCTCCGTGGTCTCCCGCCCCGACCTCGAGGACGCGTTCGGTGAGATCGCGAACGTGGTCGGCGGCAACCTCAAGTCCCTGCTGCCCCACGCGGGCACCCTCGGCCTGCCGCAGGTCGGCTCCGAGGTCCCGCCGCTCGCCGGTGCGGTCCGGGTGCAGCATCTCCCCCTGTCCTGGCGGGGGCGCCTGCTCGTCGTCGACGTGTGGGTGACACTCGGTGAGACCGGCACCACCTCTGGAGGAAACCGATGAGCATCAGCGTCCTGGTCACCGACGACAGCCGCGTGATGCGGCAGATCGTCATCCGCACCCTGCGCCAGGCCGGCTACGACTGGGACGTCCGGGAGGCCGCCGACGGCGCGGAGGCGCTCGCCGCGGTCCAGGCCGACGAGCCCGACGTCGTGCTGTCCGACTGGAACATGCCGAACATGACGGGTATCGAGCTCCTGCACAACCTGCGCCGCGCGGGCTACCAGACCCCCTTCGGGTTCGTCACGTCCGAGGGCTCGCCCGAGATGCGCGAGATGGCCGAGTCCGCGGGTGCGCTGTTCCTCATCGCCAAGCCGTTCACCCCGGAGGGCTTCCGCGAGGTCATCGAGCCGGTGCTCGCATGAGTGCCGAGACCCCGCTGCCCAACGCCAAGGAGGTCCGCGAGCTCGTCGAGGGCCTCATCGGGCGTGAGGTCGGCGTCGAGACCGGCGGCGTCATGGTGGACCCCGCGCAGGGCGCGCTGGTCGGCATCTACGTCGACCGCAACCTGCGCCTGGCCGCGCTCGTGCTGATGGACGTGCCGCTGGCCGCCTACGTGGGCGCCGCGCTCGGCCTGGTGCCGCTGCGCACGGCCGCGGAGGCCGCCGAGCTCGGCGCGCTGCCGACGTCGCTCTCGGAGAACGCGGGCGAGGTCCTCAACGTCACCGCGTCGCTGTTCAACCACGAGGGTGCCCCGCACCTGCGCCTGGACCGCGTGTACCAGCCGGGCGAGGCGCTGCCGGGCGACGTCGCACCCTGGGTGCTGTCCTACGTGCGCCGCACGGACCTCACCATGGAGGTCTCGGGCTACGGGACGGGTGCGTTCTCGCTGCTCGTCCTGTGACCTCGGTCCCGCCGGCGTGCCGTCGGCGGGACCCGTCACCCGTCCGGCGCCGGGTGGCCCGTGATCATGCGTGAGAACGACATCTGCGCGTGACACGGGTCTGCCATCATGCGCGCATGGCATCGACCTCGGGCGCGACGACGACGCGCACAGCTCCCCCCACGAACCCCGTCGACCGCTACTTCAAGATCACCGAGCGTGGCTCGACGATCGGCACCGAGATCCGCGGCGGCCTGGTCACGTTCTTCACGATGGCGTACATCGTCGTGCTGAACCCGATGATCCTCGGCAGCACGGACAGCACGGGCGCGAAGCTCGCCGAGCCGACGACGATCGCCGCGACGACCGCGCTGGTCGCGGGCGTGCTGACGATCCTCATGGGCGTGTTCGCGAACTTCCCGCTCGCGCTCGCCACCGGCCTGGGCCTGAACGCCGTGGTGGCGTTCTCGATCGCGATCCTGCCGGACATGACGTGGCAGGACGCCATGGGCATCGTGGTGCTCGAGGGTCTGCTGATCTTCGTGCTGGTGCTCACGGGCTTCCGCAAGGCCGTGTTCGAGGCGGTCCCCGCATGGCTCAAGACGTCCATCAGCGTGGGCATCGGCCTGTTCATCGCGTTCATCGGCTTCTACGACGCGGGCTTCGTCCGCGTCCCGTGGATCCCGGGCTCGGAGTCGGCGCCCGCGACGCCCGTCGAGCTCGGCGTGGGCGGCTCGATCGCCTCGTGGCCCGTGGCCGTGTTCGTGCTCGGCCTGCTGCTGACCATCGTGCTCATGGTCAAGAAGGTCCGGGGCGCGATCCTCATCTCGATCGTCGCGACGACGGCCGTGGCCATCGCGCTCGAGGCAGTCACGGACCAGAACTGGAAGCTGGGCAAGCCCGCGCTGCCCGACGCCGTGGTCGACGCGCCCGACTTCTCGCTGCTGGGCCACTTCTCGCTGTTCGGCTCGTTCGACAAGATCGGCGTCGTCGCGGCGCTGCTGCTGGTGTTCTCGCTGCTGCTCGCGGACTTCTTCGACACGATGGGCACCATGGTCGCCGTGGGCGGCGAGGCGGGCCTGCTCGACGAGAAGGGCAACCCGCCGCAGTCCCAGCGCATCCTGGTGGTCGACTCGATCGCCGCGGCCGCGGGTGGTGCCGCGGGCATCTCGAGCAACACGTCCTACATCGAGTCCGCGGCGGGCGTCGGCGACGGTGCGCGCACGGGCCTGGCGTCGGTGGTCACGGGCATCGCGTTCCTGCTGGCCACGTTCCTGGCACCGCTCGTCGCCGTGATCCCGTCGGAGGCCGCGGCGCCCGCGCTCGTGGTGGTCGGCTTCCTCATGGTCACGCAGGTCACGGACATCGACTGGACCGACTGGTACATCGCGATCCCCGCGTTCTTCGCGATCATCCTCATGCCGTTCACGTACTCGATCACCGCGGGCATCGGCGCGGGCGTGATCCTGTACGTGCTGCTGCAGGTGGTCGCGCGCAAGACGCGCCAGGTCCACGTGCTCATGTGGATCATCACGGCGCTGTTCGTCCTGTACTTCGTGCGCGGCCCGGTCGAGCAGCTCGTCGGCTGACGGCGCCGAGCTGCACCGAGCCCGACGGCCCGGCACCCCTGGTGGGTGCCGGGCCGTCGTCGTCGCAGGGCTCCGCGCACCGCGCCGGGACCCACGGCGTGGGGGAGGCCC
The Cellulomonas gilvus ATCC 13127 DNA segment above includes these coding regions:
- a CDS encoding response regulator, translating into MRALVIDDSRTMRRIVAGTLERLGFETLQAEHGREALDHLEAGEHVDLACIDWNMPVMDGLTFVTQVRANPAWRDVTLMMVTTESEHGQIVRALAAGAHEYLIKPFTPDAIRDKLDLLGLVPVEELA
- a CDS encoding chemotaxis protein CheX, whose product is MTTTTVDHDAVHAIAQEVFAAMVDGDLGLLLPWDGDLPELPDAVVAWVDLHGEWSGRAVLVTAHETAEDLARALLALESGSVVSRPDLEDAFGEIANVVGGNLKSLLPHAGTLGLPQVGSEVPPLAGAVRVQHLPLSWRGRLLVVDVWVTLGETGTTSGGNR
- a CDS encoding response regulator, yielding MSISVLVTDDSRVMRQIVIRTLRQAGYDWDVREAADGAEALAAVQADEPDVVLSDWNMPNMTGIELLHNLRRAGYQTPFGFVTSEGSPEMREMAESAGALFLIAKPFTPEGFREVIEPVLA
- a CDS encoding NCS2 family permease produces the protein MASTSGATTTRTAPPTNPVDRYFKITERGSTIGTEIRGGLVTFFTMAYIVVLNPMILGSTDSTGAKLAEPTTIAATTALVAGVLTILMGVFANFPLALATGLGLNAVVAFSIAILPDMTWQDAMGIVVLEGLLIFVLVLTGFRKAVFEAVPAWLKTSISVGIGLFIAFIGFYDAGFVRVPWIPGSESAPATPVELGVGGSIASWPVAVFVLGLLLTIVLMVKKVRGAILISIVATTAVAIALEAVTDQNWKLGKPALPDAVVDAPDFSLLGHFSLFGSFDKIGVVAALLLVFSLLLADFFDTMGTMVAVGGEAGLLDEKGNPPQSQRILVVDSIAAAAGGAAGISSNTSYIESAAGVGDGARTGLASVVTGIAFLLATFLAPLVAVIPSEAAAPALVVVGFLMVTQVTDIDWTDWYIAIPAFFAIILMPFTYSITAGIGAGVILYVLLQVVARKTRQVHVLMWIITALFVLYFVRGPVEQLVG